The following are from one region of the Nicotiana tabacum cultivar K326 chromosome 3, ASM71507v2, whole genome shotgun sequence genome:
- the LOC142179530 gene encoding uncharacterized protein LOC142179530: protein MSTIQNEPFSIMTKIPFELRLWWNDLGKEGQDKVKKYLKDLPDLLNIQPRGDIIRSLVTCWDSAHNVFHFSDFELTPIFEEIAGYIGNDEAPLRFKYLIAPTAVTVHRFLDSLKIPRTFHHPDFAKGFCSLRLIYARYGHVGGFNKPDFKLCSRDNRQKWDEHRLVAFMIAFLGLIVFPRKDGNIDLKVAGVVSTLLTQDKSTLAPMIMADIFRALTACRAGGNFFEGCNLLLQIWMTDHLCHRSQLLGYGSPEKTCIGEFYTRIKGVSLPEGVTAWTSFFRTLTANQIQWTLGWLPVEEILYIPATRPHFLLMGLKSIQPYAPYRVLRQLGRYQVVPKDEDLSTQVVEISPDGRFPEKEVRQIWSECQHLTANTCVLDTAKGEVSPGYHAWFRGDTSCERPAKRPHLIDFVESSQEQWNWLAKEKGYRAEIGELKQQVESLKFNNSVQVAADRGERNRLAQENEELRAQIQKLRMAPDK, encoded by the coding sequence atgagcacaatacaaaacgaacccttttcaataatgaccaagatcccttttgagttgcgattatggtggaatgacctaggcaaggaagggcaagacaaagtaaagaagtatctgaaagatctcccggatttgCTAAACatccagcctcggggtgatattatcagatcattggtcacttgctgggattcagcacataatgtattccacttctcggactttgagctcaccccgatatttgaagaaatagcgggatacatcggaaatgatgaagctccgttaaggttcaagtacttgattgcacccACGGCCGTCActgtacaccggtttctggattccctaaaaataccccgaacatttcaccatccagattttgcaaaaggtttctgcagtctccgcctcatatatgctagatacggccacgtgggcgggttcaataagccagacttcaaactatgcagtagagaTAACCGACAGAAGTGGGATGAACACAGGCTGGTAGcttttatgatagcttttttgggtcttatagtattcccaaggaaagacggaaacattgatttgaaagtagctggtgtcgtcagtaccttgctcacccaagataaaagcactctggcgcctatgattatggctgacatcttccgggctctcactgcttgccgaGCCGGGGGCAACTTTTTCGAGGGATGTAACCTAttgttgcaaatatggatgaccgatcatttatgccaccgctcccagctcttgggttacggttcacCTGAGAAGACTTGCATtggagaattttacacaagaatcaaaggggttagtctacccgagggagtcacagcttggacgtcattcttccgaactctcactgccaaccaaatccagtggacgctcggatggttgcctgttgaggaAATCCTATACATaccggcaaccaggccccactttctgttaatgggactcaaaagcatccaaccctatgcaccgtatcgggttttgaggcaacttgggaggtatcaagtagttccgaaagatgaagacttgagtaCCCAGGTAGTTGAAATCAGTCCTGATGGTCGGTTCCCCGAAAAAGAAGTTCGccagatctggagtgagtgtcaacatttgacGGCAAATACTTGCGTATTGGATACCGCTAAAGGAGAAGTTTCCccggggtatcacgcttggttcagaggtgacACGTCCTGTGAGAGaccagctaaaagacctcatctcatagattttgttgagtcatcccaggagcaatggaactggttagcaaaggaaaaggGTTATCGGGCGGAGATCGGTGAGTTGAAGCAACAGGTTGAAAGTCTGAAATTTAATAACAGTGTGCAAGTTGCTGCGGATCGAGGTGAAAGGAAtagattggcccaagaaaatgaagaacttagggcccaaatccagaaatTGAGAATGGCTCCTGATAAATAA